A region of Sugiyamaella lignohabitans strain CBS 10342 chromosome A, complete sequence DNA encodes the following proteins:
- the AVO1 gene encoding Avo1p (Component of a membrane-bound complex containing the Tor2p kinase; contains Tor2p kinase and other proteins; may have a role in regulation of cell growth; GO_component: GO:0031932 - TORC2 complex [Evidence IPI] [PMID 12408816]; GO_component: GO:0005737 - cytoplasm [Evidence IPI] [PMID 12408816]; GO_component: GO:0016020 - membrane [Evidence IEA]; GO_component: GO:0005886 - plasma membrane [Evidence IEA,IEA]; GO_component: GO:0005886 - plasma membrane [Evidence IDA] [PMID 19144819]; GO_component: GO:0005774 - vacuolar membrane [Evidence IEA]; GO_component: GO:0005773 - vacuole [Evidence IEA]; GO_function: GO:0017016 - Ras GTPase binding [Evidence ISS] [PMID 17303383]; GO_function: GO:0005546 - phosphatidylinositol-4,5-bisphosphate binding [Evidence IDA] [PMID 19144819]; GO_process: GO:0031929 - TOR signaling [Evidence IC] [PMID 12408816]; GO_process: GO:0030950 - establishment or maintenance of actin cytoskeleton polarity [Evidence IMP,IPI] [PMID 12408816]; GO_process: GO:0031505 - fungal-type cell wall organization [Evidence IPI] [PMID 12408816]; GO_process: GO:0046580 - negative regulation of Ras protein signal transduction [Evidence ISS] [PMID 17303383]; GO_process: GO:0001558 - regulation of cell growth [Evidence IPI] [PMID 12408816]), producing MASPGSPPIPTSMLGSGGDLFTGGKFEESRRARARRKEHRQRERERERERERENEGEKSKVDGSTTIAEGADAKKDAGAEKPAEKPTGSLNKKSSFGSLQLKGKRKSNGSTKKLLGSGVMSGFRRRMPGMMPPPVGSRDDFSSDDDNDDDVDLGDYYGDGDEIEDGDLGEDDVDEDNDSEYYYEEFKDRGSHPGKSRNSKSRTSKGLFDFGKRDDEGDDDDDDDDDDDDDDDDYDDDDFNDTTATTFFRNLSEDDTLTTVYENEFAGIDNSDSDLLSDFGLRGQNRSQTGIAGGAGAGAGALAGTGIGTRGDRTSHKNGGRRGGQSNRNGGRGNSSNDVVLGDRPDSTNNASDTTGNGDDGGSGNQSQITNSGGAGHGHSELNLRDRADSTTSGGMSGSIPVGELTSSLLVRAMSEEDDSNIEEELQNAARQIKRKSMAATDVDSLVSDSRPPSIHNVSPQPQPVGSGHGHQTSTQNQPRSRVRATTVSSTVSTGHNPHQNRQNIMRQRSLDIGLNTLASNISSNRLGLQPPNVGSSVSSTSRRMSNPAPVRTLSSRTLNGGTDPRDPSTTSHIPAVSRRNTDASVSSTNIVPEIFPSDEVLAKQNLYLQRSKSGSTSSLNAISNGAGSSNPSLPTPPAKLSSLIKAKQASFDNPLEQYIAASGKSERKPCRLKMYMPSCSEPKKSWEVVVRTDANVASAIGFALYCFQQASRQPALPEDMQDANKWNLRIVEDDGEPDEDFPALDRTRLISAYSFDEFALVEATPDQFRENEKITPNSRKPTKSKSTTSVSGPANASSAGSTGPGASTTSGNTNDPSTPEQVTIRVFQFPFNELVSPVFWTANLSTTTKIEDLLETICEDKVLDVSMYVLKIAGTRTLAMNSLDLTSLDGRHNLELTPKRTITADNGYDVSLLTAMNRRASSHTNSPSARRRLVGAGPSTTSSTSPSNVYSALEYRGAQDIKASSSHIRLPSSILPEGLLNGSSAGYQKYMIWRRQPMSFISRHERVLAIDGEYVHIMPSEDRTFFDSPKTSSFHIGQIIKCKQSTKVPTNFKVVVMKTSGPKRYDLEAVSVAESAEIVAKLRALSQKYRQN from the coding sequence ATGGCCAGTCCGGGGTCACCTCCGATTCCGACGAGTATGCTTGGATCAGGTGGAGATTTGTTCACAGGTGGGAAGTTTGAAGAGAGTCGAAGGGCCCGTGCGAGGAGGAAAGAGCATAGACAACGAGAACGTGAGCGAGAACGTGAACGTGAACGTGAGAATGAGGGAGAAAAGTCGAAAGTAGATGGTAGTACAACGATAGCAGAGGGTGCAGATGCGAAAAAAGACGCTGGAGCAGAGAAGCCCGCTGAGAAACCAACCGGTTCATTGAATAAAAAGAGCAGTTTTGGCAGTTTGCAGTTGAAaggaaagagaaagagTAATGGGAGTACTAAGAAACTTCTTGGTAGTGGGGTCATGAGTGGGTTCAGACGTAGAATGCCGGGCATGATGCCTCCACCAGTGGGATCCCGAGACGACTTTAGTAGTGACGACGAcaatgatgacgatgtcGACTTAGGAGATTATTATGGAGACGGTGATGAAATTGAGGATGGAGATCTGGGAGAAGacgatgttgatgaggatAATGACTCTGAATACTATTATGAGGAGTTTAAAGACCGTGGTTCTCATCCTGGAAAGAGCAGAAATAGCAAGTCCAGGACGAGTAAAGGTCTGTTTGATTTCGGGAAGAGAGATGATGAAGgggatgatgacgatgatgacgatgacgatgacgacgatgatgacgatgattatgatgatgacgatttTAACGACACAACTGCAACTACTTTTTTCCGGAACCTGTCTGAAGACGATACTTTAACTACGGTATATGAAAATGAGTTTGCAGGTATAGATAACAGCGACAGTGATCTGTTAAGTGATTTCGGTCTAAGAGGACAAAACAGGTCCCAGACTGGAATTGCAGGTGGAGCTGGGGCTGGTGCTGGGGCATTGGCTGGAACGGGTATTGGTACAAGAGGAGATAGAACATCGCATAAAAATGGAGGTAGAAGAGGAGGACAGAGTAACAGAAATGGTGGACGTGGAAACAGCTCTAACGACGTTGTACTTGGTGATAGACCAGATAGTACGAATAATGCGTCTGATACAACCGGAAATGGCGATGATGGCGGTAGTGGTAATCAGAGTCAAATCACGAATTCTGGCGGTGCTGGTCATGGCCATAGTGAACTTAACTTGCGAGACCGAGCCGATTCGACTACTAGTGGTGGAATGAGTGGCTCGATTCCTGTAGGAGAACTCACTTCGAGCTTACTTGTCCGAGCAATGAGTGAAGAGGATGACAGTAACATCGAAGAAGAGCTCCAGAATGCCGCGAGACAAATCAAACGAAAAAGTATGGCAGCCACTGATGTAGATTCACTGGTATCAGACAGCCGACCTCCTTCAATTCATAATGTATCTCCACAACCACAGCCGGTTGGATCGGGCCATGGACATCAGACCTCGACTCAAAATCAACCGAGATCTCGAGTGAGGGCGACTACTGTTAGTTCCACTGTATCAACGGGTCATAATCCTCATCAGAATCGCCAAAATATCATGAGACAGCGGTCGCTTGATATCGGTCTAAACACTTTAGCATCAAATATCAGTAGTAACAGACTGGGACTTCAACCACCGAATGTTGGCAGTAGTGTCAGCTCGACGAGTCGTAGAATGAGCAATCCAGCTCCAGTACGAACCTTATCCTCTCGAACACTTAATGGCGGTACTGATCCCAGAGACCCATCGACCACTTCACATATTCCAGCTGTCAGTAGACGCAATACAGATGCGAGCGTGTCGTCTACAAACATCGTTCCGGAAATATTCCCTAGCGATGAAGTACTGGCCAAACAAAATCTGTATTTACAGAGATCCAAATCAGGAAGTACCAGCTCTCTTAATGCCATTAGCAATGGAGCTGGTAGCTCCAACCCCAGTCTGCCAACTCCACCTGCTAAACTATCAAGTCTCATTAAAGCCAAGCAAGCCTCATTCGACAACCCATTAGAACAGTACattgctgcttctggaAAAAGTGAGCGCAAACCTTGTCGACTGAAAATGTACATGCCCTCTTGTAGCGAACCCAAAAAGTCCTGGGAAGTTGTTGTTCGAACAGATGCTAATGTCGCCAGTGCCATCGGATTCGCTCTATACTGCTTTCAACAAGCATCAAGACAGCCTGCACTTCCTGAAGACATGCAGGATGCTAATAAATGGAATCTTCGCATTGTTGAAGACGACGGTGAGCCCGACGAAGATTTCCCTGCTCTCGACAGAACCCGACTTATTTCAGCCTACTCTTTCGACGAGTTTGCTCTTGTAGAAGCAACCCCCGACCAGTTTCGCGAAAACGAGAAAATCACCCCCAACTCTCGtaaaccaacaaaaagtAAAAGCACGACTTCAGTTAGCGGTCCAGCAAATGCATCTTCAGCTGGATCTACTGGACCGGGTGCATCCACCACCTCTGGTAACACTAACGATCCAAGCACTCCAGAACAGGTTACAATCCGAGTTTTCCAGTTCCCTTTCAACGAATTAGTCTCACCAGTGTTTTGGACTGCCAATTTatcaaccaccaccaaaatcGAAGATCTACTCGAAACAATATGCGAAGACAAGGTGCTTGATGTGTCGATGTACGTGCTGAAAATCGCCGGTACCCGTACATTGGCGATGAACTCGCTCGATTTAACGTCTTTAGACGGTCGTCACAACCTCGAACTCACACCTAAACGTACAATTACAGCTGACAACGGTTACGACGTTTCACTACTAACAGCCATGAACCGACGAGCATCGAGTCACACAAACTCGCCCTCAGCCCGACGACGACTGGTCGGTGCTGGTCCATCTACCACGTCATCAACCTCACCATCTAACGTATATTCAGCACTGGAGTACCGAGGAGCTCAAGACATCAAAGCCAGTTCCAGCCATATCCGACTTCCCTCGAGCATTCTCCCAGAAGGCCTCCTAAACGGGTCATCTGCCGGGTACCAAAAGTACATGATCTGGCGACGTCAACCCATGTCCTTTATCAGCAGACACGAGCGAGTACTCGCCATAGACGGAGAGTACGTGCACATTATGCCGTCTGAAGACCGGACCTTCTTCGACTCGCCGAAAACCTCGTCATTCCACATCGGCCAGATCATCAAGTGCAAACAATCAACCAAGGTTCCCACGAACTTCAAAGTGGTCGTCATGAAAACCAGCGGCCCCAAACGATACGACCTCGAAGCGGTCTCAGTAGCGGAGTCGGCCGAAATCGTCGCCAAACTTCGAGCTCTGTCGCAAAAGTACCGCCAGAACTAG
- the AGP3 gene encoding Agp3p (Low-affinity amino acid permease; may act to supply the cell with amino acids as nitrogen source in nitrogen-poor conditions; transcription is induced under conditions of sulfur limitation; plays a role in regulating Ty1 transposition; GO_component: GO:0016021 - integral component of membrane [Evidence IEA,IEA]; GO_component: GO:0016021 - integral component of membrane [Evidence ISM] [PMID 12192589]; GO_component: GO:0016020 - membrane [Evidence IEA,IEA,IEA]; GO_component: GO:0005886 - plasma membrane [Evidence ISS] [PMID 10654085]; GO_function: GO:0015171 - amino acid transmembrane transporter activity [Evidence IEA]; GO_function: GO:0015171 - amino acid transmembrane transporter activity [Evidence IDA] [PMID 10654085]; GO_function: GO:0015171 - amino acid transmembrane transporter activity [Evidence IMP] [PMID 14697254]; GO_process: GO:0003333 - amino acid transmembrane transport [Evidence IEA]; GO_process: GO:0006865 - amino acid transport [Evidence IEA,IEA]; GO_process: GO:0006865 - amino acid transport [Evidence IDA] [PMID 10654085]; GO_process: GO:0006865 - amino acid transport [Evidence IMP] [PMID 14697254]; GO_process: GO:0055085 - transmembrane transport [Evidence IEA]; GO_process: GO:0055085 - transmembrane transport [Evidence IDA] [PMID 10654085]; GO_process: GO:0006810 - transport [Evidence IEA,IEA]): MGLSFFQGIICPSNSPELLTAGSVTASSPFTIGFVLAGWKSAGQLVNTLTLIAFISAGNGVVYVQSRTLYAMALKGRAPKFFSATTTRGVPYRAILFSNLFGFLALMNLKVSAGSVFNYLCTVGGTAAYIAWATMVFTFLRIRKGAAKQGISIKTFPFKAWGPIGLYWFAFVFFIFLLFVQGFASFLHPFDWRLFISSYITIPTFLILFFGFKWANKTKFVRTDQMDFKNRRQWIEDIEDVADSRPFTRKLADLVKR, translated from the coding sequence ATGGGACTTTCATTTTTCCAGGGAATCATTTGTCCCTCGAACTCGCCAGAACTGCTTACTGCTGGGTCGGTCACTGCCAGTTCTCCATTTACTATTGGATTCGTGTTAGCTGGTTGGAAGTCTGCTGGTCAGCTCGTCAACACGCTTACTTTAATTGCATTCATCTCTGCTGGAAACGGAGTTGTCTATGTTCAGTCGAGAACCCTTTATGCTATGGCCCTCAAAGGAAGAGCTCCCAAATTTTTctctgccaccaccactcgAGGTGTACCCTACCGTGCCATTCTATTCTCCAATTTATTTGGATTTCTGGCTTTGATGAATCTTAAAGTCAGTGCTGGAAGTGTCTTCAACTACCTCTGTACCGTAGGAGGAACGGCCGCCTACATCGCTTGGGCCACTATGGTCTTCACCTTCctcagaatcagaaaagGTGCTGCCAAACAGGGCATCAGTATTAAAACGTTCCCCTTCAAAGCATGGGGACCTATTGGACTCTATTGGTTTgcatttgtattttttatcttcCTTCTTTTTGTGCAAGGGTTTGCATCTTTCTTGCACCCATTTGACTGGAGGCTCTTCATCTCCAGTTACATCACAATTCCTACTTTCCtaatcctcttcttcggctTCAAATGGGctaacaaaacaaaattcGTCAGAACCGACCAGATGGATTTCAAAAACAGACGTCAATGGATCGAAGACATCGAGGACGTCGCCGACTCGAGGCCCTTCACCCGCAAGCTCGCCGACCTCGTGAAAAGATAA
- the AGP3 gene encoding Agp3p (Low-affinity amino acid permease; may act to supply the cell with amino acids as nitrogen source in nitrogen-poor conditions; transcription is induced under conditions of sulfur limitation; plays a role in regulating Ty1 transposition; GO_component: GO:0016021 - integral component of membrane [Evidence IEA,IEA]; GO_component: GO:0016021 - integral component of membrane [Evidence ISM] [PMID 12192589]; GO_component: GO:0016020 - membrane [Evidence IEA,IEA,IEA]; GO_component: GO:0005886 - plasma membrane [Evidence ISS] [PMID 10654085]; GO_function: GO:0015171 - amino acid transmembrane transporter activity [Evidence IEA]; GO_function: GO:0015171 - amino acid transmembrane transporter activity [Evidence IDA] [PMID 10654085]; GO_function: GO:0015171 - amino acid transmembrane transporter activity [Evidence IMP] [PMID 14697254]; GO_process: GO:0003333 - amino acid transmembrane transport [Evidence IEA]; GO_process: GO:0006865 - amino acid transport [Evidence IEA,IEA]; GO_process: GO:0006865 - amino acid transport [Evidence IDA] [PMID 10654085]; GO_process: GO:0006865 - amino acid transport [Evidence IMP] [PMID 14697254]; GO_process: GO:0055085 - transmembrane transport [Evidence IEA]; GO_process: GO:0055085 - transmembrane transport [Evidence IDA] [PMID 10654085]; GO_process: GO:0006810 - transport [Evidence IEA,IEA]), protein MDSKDHIAAFSTTSTSEDGASVYEVDQARDVSGDILDSGLRRGLKGRQFLMIALGSIVGPGCYYGLGYTISLAGPVGNLVGFAILGIFVWILMQCVGEITCLFPVAGGFIELAATHVDPALSFSMSWLYYIMWSVFLAADWNTATLVLQYWIPTDKVPMWAWLLIFWAFFSVLTTLGVGVYGEMEYFFGMAKFASLIILFFISILANVGAFGNGYVGFKYWEAPTGKYLKSV, encoded by the coding sequence ATGGATTCAAAAGATCACATTGCAGCATTTTCTACCACCTCGACTAGTGAAGACGGTGCCTCGGTGTATGAGGTCGATCAGGCTCGTGATGTTTCCGGTGATATCTTGGACTCGGGTCTTCGACGTGGATTAAAAGGCAGACAGTTCTTGATGATTGCTCTAGGATCCATTGTTGGACCCGGTTGTTATTATGGTCTGGGATATACTATTAGTTTAGCTGGTCCAGTAGGTAATCTGGTGGGTTTCGCCATCCTGggtatttttgtttggatTCTTATGCAATGTGTTGGAGAAATTACTTGTCTGTTCCCCGTAGCTGGTGGATTTATTGAACTCGCAGCTACTCATGTTGACCCAGCTCTCAGTTTTTCCATGTCTTGgttatattatataatgTGGTCGGTATTCTTGGCTGCTGATTGGAATACAGCGACACTGGTGCTTCAATATTGGATTCCAACCGACAAGGTGCCAATGTGGGCCTGGCTCCTGATATTCTGGGCATTTTTCTCTGTTCTGACCACTCTGGGTGTTGGCGTTTACGGAGAGATGGAATACTTCTTCGGCATGGCCAAATTCGCTTCtcttattattttattttttatttcaattCTTGCCAACGTTGGAGCGTTTGGAAATGGCTACGTCGGTTTCAAGTACTGGGAAGCACCAACTGGTAAGTACCTCAAAAGTGTATAG
- the ORM1 gene encoding Orm1p (Protein that mediates sphingolipid homeostasis; evolutionarily conserved, required for resistance to agents that induce unfolded protein response; Orm1p and Orm2p together control membrane biogenesis by coordinating lipid homeostasis with protein quality control; ORM1 has a paralog, ORM2, that arose from the whole genome duplication; GO_component: GO:0035339 - SPOTS complex [Evidence IDA] [PMID 20182505]; GO_component: GO:0005783 - endoplasmic reticulum [Evidence IEA]; GO_component: GO:0005783 - endoplasmic reticulum [Evidence IDA] [PMID 14562095]; GO_component: GO:0005783 - endoplasmic reticulum [Evidence IDA] [PMID 20182505]; GO_component: GO:0005789 - endoplasmic reticulum membrane [Evidence IEA]; GO_component: GO:0016021 - integral component of membrane [Evidence IEA,IEA]; GO_component: GO:0016021 - integral component of membrane [Evidence ISM] [PMID 12192589]; GO_component: GO:0016020 - membrane [Evidence IEA]; GO_function: GO:0003674 - molecular_function [Evidence ND]; GO_process: GO:0090156 - cellular sphingolipid homeostasis [Evidence IMP] [PMID 20182505]; GO_process: GO:0090155 - negative regulation of sphingolipid biosynthetic process [Evidence IGI,IMP,IPI] [PMID 20182505]; GO_process: GO:0006986 - response to unfolded protein [Evidence IMP,ISS] [PMID 12093374]) yields the protein MSSLSPNPPKDRRRRSSSIIGHLEPETIEERSDQSSSPNLNASWVNNKGAWVVHVVIIALLLIFYDLIPGVTSELSWTLTNITYVTGSYVMFHYVTGVPFEFNAGAYDSLTMWEQIDDGDQYTPAKKFLLGVPIGLFLISTHYTHYDITMFIVNCVFCLISVIPKLPSSHRLRITVPGMSET from the coding sequence ATGTCATCACTTTCACCAAATCCCCCTAAAGACAGAAGGAGAAGATCCTCGTCGATTATTGGCCACTTAGAGCCCGAGACTATTGAAGAACGGTCAGATCAGTCGTCTTCCCCTAATTTAAACGCCTCGTGGGTCAATAATAAAGGCGCCTGGGTAGTCCACGTAGTGATTATTGCCCTATTATTGATCTTCTACGATTTAATACCTGGAGTGACTTCGGAATTATCGTGGACTCTGACAAATATCACCTATGTCACTGGATCTTATGTCATGTTCCACTATGTGACGGGAGTTCCTTTTGAGTTCAATGCTGGTGCTTACGATTCTCTGACCATGTGGGAGCAAATCGACGACGGCGACCAATACACACCTGCCAAGAAGTTCTTGCTCGGAGTGCCAATTGGCCTGTTCTTGATCTCTACACACTATACACACTACGACATCACTATGTTCATTGTCAACTGCGTATTCTGCTTGATCTCGGTCATTCCCAAGCTGCCATCAAGCCACCGACTCCGAATCACAGTGCCCGGAATGTCGGAGACCTGA
- the TSR3 gene encoding Tsr3p (Protein required for 20S pre-rRNA processing; involved in processing of the 20S pre-rRNA at site D to generate mature 18S rRNA; green fluorescent protein (GFP)-fusion protein localizes to both the cytoplasm and the nucleus; relative distribution to the nucleus increases upon DNA replication stress; GO_component: GO:0005737 - cytoplasm [Evidence IEA,IEA,IEA]; GO_component: GO:0005737 - cytoplasm [Evidence IDA] [PMID 11914276]; GO_component: GO:0005737 - cytoplasm [Evidence IDA] [PMID 14562095]; GO_component: GO:0005737 - cytoplasm [Evidence IDA] [PMID 22842922]; GO_component: GO:0005634 - nucleus [Evidence IEA,IEA,IEA]; GO_component: GO:0005634 - nucleus [Evidence IDA] [PMID 14562095]; GO_component: GO:0005634 - nucleus [Evidence IDA] [PMID 22842922]; GO_function: GO:0003674 - molecular_function [Evidence ND]; GO_process: GO:0030490 - maturation of SSU-rRNA [Evidence IMP] [PMID 19806183]; GO_process: GO:0006364 - rRNA processing [Evidence IEA,IEA]; GO_process: GO:0042254 - ribosome biogenesis [Evidence IEA]), with the protein MGKGTHHGSRGKPRRQEVSARESHVAGVGAEFPAKMAMWDFNHCDPKRCSGKKLSRLGLIKSLRVGQKFGGVVVSPNGKDPVCPDDRDIVEQHGAAVVECSWARINEIPFNKIGGRHERLLPYLVAANPVNYGRPWKLNCVEALAACFAITGHLDWASEVLEHFSWGHAFLEINEELLELYSQCTDAESIKAAQEAWLDKIQEDAKEREEEKKKHDDGGWAVGSRRDHGMPGELPPSDSDEYDDDDDEEEEEEEPAFNPSYERPGELPPSESEASEEDDSEDENEDEEEETENPDHEHVHHTEDVLKLKSLQLSDS; encoded by the coding sequence ATGGGTAAAGGAACACATCACGGGTCGCGGGGAAAGCCTCGGAGACAGGAGGTTTCGGCGAGGGAGTCGCATGTCGCGGGTGTTGGTGCAGAGTTTCCTGCTAAGATGGCCATGTGGGATTTCAACCACTGTGATCCTAAACGTTGTAGTGGTAAGAAGTTGAGCAGACTAGGTCTGATTAAATCTTTGCGAGTGGGTCAGAAGTTCGGTGGTGTGGTTGTCTCGCCAAATGGAAAAGATCCTGTTTGTCCCGATGATAGAGACATCGTTGAACAGCAtggagctgctgttgtcgaATGTTCTTGGGCCAGAATTAATGAGATTCCTTTTAATAAAATCGGTGGTCGTCATGAAAGACTCCTGCCGTATCTGGTTGCTGCTAATCCTGTCAATTATGGTCGTCCTTGGAAACTGAATTGTGTAGAGGCTCTAGCAGCATGTTTTGCTATCACTGGACACCTAGACTGGGCTTCGGAGGTGTTAGAACACTTTTCTTGGGGCCATGCATTTTTAGAGATTAATGAGGAGTTGTTAGAACTATATTCTCAGTGTACAGATGCTGAGTCGATAAAAGCTGCTCAAGAGGCTTGGCTGGATAAGATCCAGGAGGACGCTAAAGAGCGtgaggaggagaagaagaagcacgACGATGGTGGCTGGGCTGTGGGAAGTCGCAGAGACCATGGCATGCCTGGAGAACTGCCTCCCAGTGATTCAGACGAGtacgatgacgatgatgatgaagaagaggaagaagaggagccTGCATTTAACCCGTCATATGAACGACCTGGGGAGTTACCGCCAAGTGAAAGCGAAGCCagcgaagaagacgatagcgaagatgagaatgaagacgaagaagaagagactGAAAATCCAGATCACGAGCATGTGCACCATACAGAGGATGTGCTGAAATTAAAATCTCTTCAACTGTCAGACAGCTAG